A segment of the Emys orbicularis isolate rEmyOrb1 chromosome 24, rEmyOrb1.hap1, whole genome shotgun sequence genome:
CCACCCCCGGGCTATGTACGGCCCTGGAACGAGGGAGGTTGGAGTTCGGGGACCAGCCCTGGGCCCGACCGAGGGCCGAGTTacgggggagagggcaggggctgAGTCGCTCTAGTCTGGGGACGTACCGGCCCAGCCCAGGATCGTTCCGTGGGGACGGAGCGGGCAGGACGAGGGGTAATGGGACCAGGAattcccagctgcagcccaggaCCCGTCCCCCAGCAGCGCTGGGGCTGTGAGCTCGGAGAACCAACCCCCTGAGAATGACGGAGGGGAACAAGGCCGCGCTGCTGGCTGGCCGGGGCGGGCCGTGGTGGGGCTGATACCGCAGCGAGGGGCACCCAGGCCAGGGCGACCGGGCGGCCTCACCCCTGAAGGAGATCCAGAAGTCGGCCTGGCGGGACTGGTTCAGCAGGGGGTGCCGTGCCCGGCAGGAGAACAGCGCCCCCAGATCCCGCTCCGTGGGGGTGAAGCCGTAGACGGTCACCAGGCTGAAGGTCCCGTCCCGGTGCCCCCGGCGCGCGGCAGAGACGAAGGAGGCGTTTAGCTCCTGCCCGTCCCGGAGCCAGGACACTGCGATGTGCTGGGGGTAAAACCCCCGCACGCAGCACACCAGGGCGCTGTCCTCGTCCCTCTGCACCACGGGGCTGGGCACCTCGACccgcggcagcgctgggggaGACAGAGATGGGGAGTCCAGCGAGCCGGGCAGGGGGGGTTTCCAGGGCAGACTCCTGCCCGCCCCGCCCGCTAACCATTGCCCCAGCCgcaccctgcctgcaccctgccgaccccctgccccagcagctgcaggcgCTGGCCCTGGCCgaggctctggggctggggccgtgcctgggccccctgctctgccagagacCCAGCCCCAGCACTCGGGGCAGCTGGAATACGACCTGGGGAGGCCCCTGTGCTCGTGCCCCTACCTGCAACTTGCACCTGGACCGTCCCCTCCCCGTGCTGCCCGGCATAGCGGACGGAGCAGCGGTAGGGGCCCTGGTCAGCCAGCGTGACACCGGGCAGGAGCAGTGAGGCCTGGGCgtggccctgctgctgggagaaCAGGATAGCGCCCACCCGGGTGCTGATGGGGATGCCGTCCAACTCAGCCACTCGCCTCTCCTGGAAGTACCAGCTGACCAGCAGCGTCTCGTCCCTCGCCCCAACGCGCAGGGCCGCGGGGAAGCTGCATTTCAGGAGCACGTAGGAGC
Coding sequences within it:
- the LOC135894312 gene encoding natural cytotoxicity triggering receptor 3 ligand 1-like, translated to MAVGIALFLGLGSAAGVFLVSTDPSPVTALLGSYVLLKCSFPAALRVGARDETLLVSWYFQERRVAELDGIPISTRVGAILFSQQQGHAQASLLLPGVTLADQGPYRCSVRYAGQHGEGTVQVQVAALPRVEVPSPVVQRDEDSALVCCVRGFYPQHIAVSWLRDGQELNASFVSAARRGHRDGTFSLVTVYGFTPTERDLGALFSCRARHPLLNQSRQADFWISFRAGGLEMGLRVLLWVLRASLLLAMAMGGWLYCDTGSRPRKMVEQMMEQATERIWDPLRQRFQQAREAISSWSR